The following proteins are co-located in the Labrys monachus genome:
- a CDS encoding Nit6803 family nitrilase has protein sequence MTAKTSIRAAAVQIAPDLASREGTVDKVLAAIAEAAGKGADLVVFPETFVPWYPYFSFVLPPVLTGREHLRLYEHAVTVPSPATDAVAGAARRHGVVVVLGVNERDHGTLYNTQLVFDADGSLKLRRRKITPTFHERMIWGQGDGSGLRVVDTAVGRLGALACWEHYNPLARYALMAQHEEIHVAQFPGSLVGPIFAEQIEVTIRHHALESGCFVVNATGWLTESQIASITPDEGLQRGLRGGCMTAIVSPEGRHLVPPLTEGEGILVADLDMSLILKRKRMMDSVGHYARPELLHLVLDGRAAGPMEFAREPAAQPDLRSLPDGERSDPADRAADQRIAVVRSAAG, from the coding sequence ATGACCGCAAAGACATCGATCAGGGCGGCGGCGGTGCAGATCGCGCCGGACCTGGCCTCGCGCGAGGGCACGGTGGACAAGGTGCTGGCGGCCATCGCGGAGGCCGCCGGCAAGGGCGCCGATCTCGTGGTCTTCCCCGAGACCTTCGTGCCCTGGTATCCCTATTTCTCCTTCGTGCTGCCGCCGGTGCTGACCGGCAGGGAGCATCTGCGGCTCTATGAGCATGCCGTCACGGTCCCCAGCCCCGCGACCGACGCCGTCGCCGGCGCCGCGCGCCGCCACGGCGTCGTGGTCGTGCTCGGCGTCAACGAGCGCGACCACGGCACGCTCTACAACACCCAGCTCGTCTTCGACGCCGACGGTTCCCTCAAGCTCAGGCGCCGCAAGATCACGCCGACCTTCCATGAGCGCATGATCTGGGGCCAGGGCGACGGATCCGGGCTGCGGGTCGTCGACACCGCCGTCGGCCGGCTCGGCGCCCTCGCCTGCTGGGAGCACTACAATCCGCTGGCGCGCTACGCCCTCATGGCCCAGCACGAGGAAATCCACGTCGCGCAATTTCCGGGATCGCTGGTCGGCCCGATCTTCGCCGAGCAGATCGAGGTGACCATCCGCCACCACGCGCTCGAGAGCGGCTGCTTCGTCGTCAACGCCACGGGCTGGCTCACCGAGAGCCAGATTGCCTCGATCACGCCGGACGAGGGCCTGCAGCGCGGCCTGCGCGGCGGCTGCATGACGGCGATCGTCTCGCCCGAGGGCCGCCATCTCGTCCCCCCGCTCACCGAGGGCGAGGGCATCCTGGTCGCCGATCTCGACATGAGCCTCATCCTCAAGCGCAAGCGGATGATGGATTCGGTCGGCCATTACGCCCGCCCGGAACTCCTCCACCTCGTGCTCGACGGCCGCGCCGCCGGCCCGATGGAATTCGCCCGCGAACCCGCCGCACAACCCGACCTCAGGAGCCTTCCCGATGGAGAACGCAGCGATCCTGCCGACCGCGCAGCTGATCAACGAATTGCAGTCGTTCGGAGCGCGGCTGGTTGA
- a CDS encoding MSMEG_0572/Sll0783 family nitrogen starvation response protein — MPAVTQPAHQKGDYFVDYEQKLFEDVKAEPGEKALVTFHTVAFEGSIGFVNLLQATRLKRKGFETSILLYGPGVTLGVQRGFPKIGDEAFPGHLNFNNQIEKFIAEGGKVYACRFALQALYGHGEPSLIPGIQPISPLDVLDLILLHRRDNAFILDTWTL, encoded by the coding sequence ATGCCCGCCGTTACCCAGCCCGCGCACCAGAAGGGCGATTATTTCGTCGACTACGAGCAGAAGCTGTTCGAGGACGTCAAAGCCGAGCCCGGCGAGAAGGCGCTCGTCACCTTCCACACCGTCGCCTTCGAAGGATCGATCGGTTTCGTCAACCTGCTGCAGGCGACCCGCCTCAAGCGCAAGGGCTTCGAGACCTCGATCCTGCTCTATGGGCCGGGCGTGACGCTCGGCGTGCAGCGCGGCTTTCCGAAGATCGGCGACGAGGCCTTTCCGGGCCATCTCAACTTCAACAACCAGATCGAGAAGTTCATCGCCGAGGGCGGCAAGGTCTATGCCTGCCGCTTCGCCCTGCAGGCGCTCTACGGCCATGGCGAGCCCTCGCTCATTCCCGGCATCCAGCCGATCAGCCCGCTCGACGTGCTCGACCTCATCCTGCTGCACCGCCGGGACAACGCCTTCATCCTGGACACCTGGACCCTGTGA